One Setaria viridis chromosome 5, Setaria_viridis_v4.0, whole genome shotgun sequence genomic region harbors:
- the LOC117857631 gene encoding mitochondrial-processing peptidase subunit alpha isoform X2: MYRVTGSHLVASLKRHGSSRFASTSVIKQSSGGSFGGKSSQLPPLDVPLRGITLPPPLPDYVEPAKIKITSLPNGIKIASETSPSPAASVGLYINCGSIYETPESSGATHLLDLMAFKSTTNRSHLRLVREVDAIGGNVYMSASREQMCYTYDAFKAYVPEMVEVLIDSVRNPAFFDWEVKEQLQKMQADIAEVSDNPQYLLLEALHSAGYSRALAKPLVAPVSAVHRLDSSILEKFIYENYIAPRMVLVATGVEHDELVSIAEPLLSDLPGVKPPEDPKSVYVGGDYRCQADSAKTHVALAFEVPGGFYEEKTAIIATILKMLMGGGCFCSSGGLGNGIYSRLYLRILTNYQQIEFFSAFNSIYDRSGLFGIQAITVVDLVAGELLEVATPGKVTQEELD; encoded by the exons AGACATGGTTCTAGTAGGTTTGCTAGTACAAGTGTTATTAAGCAGTCTTCAGGAGGTTCATTTGGGGGGAAGTCGAGCCAGCTTCCTCCTCTCGATGTGCCTCTCCGTGGCATTACCCTTCCTCCACCACTTCCAGACTATGTAGAGCCAGCTAAGATAAAAATCACCAGTCTTCCAAACGGCATCAAAATTGCGTCCGAAACATCACCG AGCCCAGCTGCATCAGTGGGACTGTACATTAACTGTGGTTCTATATATGAAACACCTGAGTCGTCTGGAGCAACACATCTGTTGGATCTAATGGCCTTCAAGAGCACCACAAATAGGAGTCATTTACGGCTAGTTCGTGAAGTAGATGCCATTGGAGGGAATGTTTATATGTCAGCCTCTCGTGAGCAAATGTGCTATACCTATGATGCATTCAAGGCTTATGTACCTGAGATGGTTGAAGTGCTCATTGATAGTGTGAGGAACCCAGCATTTTTTGATTGGGAGGTTAAAGAGCAG CTGCAGAAGATGCAAGCCGACATAGCTGAAGTTTCTGATAATCCCCAGTACTTACTTTTAGAGGCACTCCATTCAGCTGGCTATTCTAGGGCACTGGCAAAGCCTCTGGTGGCTCCAGTATCAGCCGTACATAGGTTGGACAGTAGTATCCTCGAGAAATTCATTTAT GAAAACTATATTGCTCCAAGGATGGTCCTTGTGGCAACAGGAGTTGAACATGATGAGTTAGTATCAATTGCTGAGCCACTTCTGTCAGACCTCCCTGGTGTGAAGCCTCCGGAAGACCCAAAATCGGTCTATGTAGGTGGAGATTATCGTTGTCAAGCAGACTCTGCA AAAACACATGTAGCTCTCGCTTTTGAAGTGCCAGGTGGGTTTTATGAGGAGAAAACAGCTATCATTGCGACGATCCTTAAG ATGCTCATGGGTGGAGGATGTTTTTGCTCTTCTGGCGGTCTTGGGAATGGAATTTATTCCCGACTAT ATCTTCGGATCCTAACCAACTACCAACAGATCGAGTTCTTCTCCGCGTTCAACAGTATCTATGATCGTTCTGGTCTTTTTGGCATTCAAGCAATAACT GTTGTGGATTTGGTAGCGGGAGAACTCCTTGAAGTTGCTACTCCTGGAAAAG TTACACAAGAAGAGCTTGATTGA
- the LOC117857631 gene encoding mitochondrial-processing peptidase subunit alpha isoform X3 — MYRVTGSHLVASLKRHGSSRFASTSVIKQSSGGSFGGKSSQLPPLDVPLRGITLPPPLPDYVEPAKIKITSLPNGIKIASETSPSPAASVGLYINCGSIYETPESSGATHLLDLMAFKSTTNRSHLRLVREVDAIGGNVYMSASREQMCYTYDAFKAYVPEMVEVLIDSVRNPAFFDWEVKEQLQKMQADIAEVSDNPQYLLLEALHSAGYSRALAKPLVAPVSAVHRLDSSILEKFIYENYIAPRMVLVATGVEHDELVSIAEPLLSDLPGVKPPEDPKSVYVGGDYRCQADSAKTHVALAFEVPGGFYEEKTAIIATILKMLMGGGCFCSSGGLGNGIYSRLYLRILTNYQQIEFFSAFNSIYDRSGLFGIQAITPGDLQ; from the exons AGACATGGTTCTAGTAGGTTTGCTAGTACAAGTGTTATTAAGCAGTCTTCAGGAGGTTCATTTGGGGGGAAGTCGAGCCAGCTTCCTCCTCTCGATGTGCCTCTCCGTGGCATTACCCTTCCTCCACCACTTCCAGACTATGTAGAGCCAGCTAAGATAAAAATCACCAGTCTTCCAAACGGCATCAAAATTGCGTCCGAAACATCACCG AGCCCAGCTGCATCAGTGGGACTGTACATTAACTGTGGTTCTATATATGAAACACCTGAGTCGTCTGGAGCAACACATCTGTTGGATCTAATGGCCTTCAAGAGCACCACAAATAGGAGTCATTTACGGCTAGTTCGTGAAGTAGATGCCATTGGAGGGAATGTTTATATGTCAGCCTCTCGTGAGCAAATGTGCTATACCTATGATGCATTCAAGGCTTATGTACCTGAGATGGTTGAAGTGCTCATTGATAGTGTGAGGAACCCAGCATTTTTTGATTGGGAGGTTAAAGAGCAG CTGCAGAAGATGCAAGCCGACATAGCTGAAGTTTCTGATAATCCCCAGTACTTACTTTTAGAGGCACTCCATTCAGCTGGCTATTCTAGGGCACTGGCAAAGCCTCTGGTGGCTCCAGTATCAGCCGTACATAGGTTGGACAGTAGTATCCTCGAGAAATTCATTTAT GAAAACTATATTGCTCCAAGGATGGTCCTTGTGGCAACAGGAGTTGAACATGATGAGTTAGTATCAATTGCTGAGCCACTTCTGTCAGACCTCCCTGGTGTGAAGCCTCCGGAAGACCCAAAATCGGTCTATGTAGGTGGAGATTATCGTTGTCAAGCAGACTCTGCA AAAACACATGTAGCTCTCGCTTTTGAAGTGCCAGGTGGGTTTTATGAGGAGAAAACAGCTATCATTGCGACGATCCTTAAG ATGCTCATGGGTGGAGGATGTTTTTGCTCTTCTGGCGGTCTTGGGAATGGAATTTATTCCCGACTAT ATCTTCGGATCCTAACCAACTACCAACAGATCGAGTTCTTCTCCGCGTTCAACAGTATCTATGATCGTTCTGGTCTTTTTGGCATTCAAGCAATAACT CCTGGTGACTTGCAATAA
- the LOC117857631 gene encoding mitochondrial-processing peptidase subunit alpha isoform X1 → MYRVTGSHLVASLKRHGSSRFASTSVIKQSSGGSFGGKSSQLPPLDVPLRGITLPPPLPDYVEPAKIKITSLPNGIKIASETSPSPAASVGLYINCGSIYETPESSGATHLLDLMAFKSTTNRSHLRLVREVDAIGGNVYMSASREQMCYTYDAFKAYVPEMVEVLIDSVRNPAFFDWEVKEQLQKMQADIAEVSDNPQYLLLEALHSAGYSRALAKPLVAPVSAVHRLDSSILEKFIYENYIAPRMVLVATGVEHDELVSIAEPLLSDLPGVKPPEDPKSVYVGGDYRCQADSAKTHVALAFEVPGGFYEEKTAIIATILKMLMGGGCFCSSGGLGNGIYSRLYLRILTNYQQIEFFSAFNSIYDRSGLFGIQAITVSLLYCVLMKPRKIALDASLVCLGNILHSLVSNMFIV, encoded by the exons AGACATGGTTCTAGTAGGTTTGCTAGTACAAGTGTTATTAAGCAGTCTTCAGGAGGTTCATTTGGGGGGAAGTCGAGCCAGCTTCCTCCTCTCGATGTGCCTCTCCGTGGCATTACCCTTCCTCCACCACTTCCAGACTATGTAGAGCCAGCTAAGATAAAAATCACCAGTCTTCCAAACGGCATCAAAATTGCGTCCGAAACATCACCG AGCCCAGCTGCATCAGTGGGACTGTACATTAACTGTGGTTCTATATATGAAACACCTGAGTCGTCTGGAGCAACACATCTGTTGGATCTAATGGCCTTCAAGAGCACCACAAATAGGAGTCATTTACGGCTAGTTCGTGAAGTAGATGCCATTGGAGGGAATGTTTATATGTCAGCCTCTCGTGAGCAAATGTGCTATACCTATGATGCATTCAAGGCTTATGTACCTGAGATGGTTGAAGTGCTCATTGATAGTGTGAGGAACCCAGCATTTTTTGATTGGGAGGTTAAAGAGCAG CTGCAGAAGATGCAAGCCGACATAGCTGAAGTTTCTGATAATCCCCAGTACTTACTTTTAGAGGCACTCCATTCAGCTGGCTATTCTAGGGCACTGGCAAAGCCTCTGGTGGCTCCAGTATCAGCCGTACATAGGTTGGACAGTAGTATCCTCGAGAAATTCATTTAT GAAAACTATATTGCTCCAAGGATGGTCCTTGTGGCAACAGGAGTTGAACATGATGAGTTAGTATCAATTGCTGAGCCACTTCTGTCAGACCTCCCTGGTGTGAAGCCTCCGGAAGACCCAAAATCGGTCTATGTAGGTGGAGATTATCGTTGTCAAGCAGACTCTGCA AAAACACATGTAGCTCTCGCTTTTGAAGTGCCAGGTGGGTTTTATGAGGAGAAAACAGCTATCATTGCGACGATCCTTAAG ATGCTCATGGGTGGAGGATGTTTTTGCTCTTCTGGCGGTCTTGGGAATGGAATTTATTCCCGACTAT ATCTTCGGATCCTAACCAACTACCAACAGATCGAGTTCTTCTCCGCGTTCAACAGTATCTATGATCGTTCTGGTCTTTTTGGCATTCAAGCAATAACTGTAAGCCTCTTATATTGTGTTCTCATGAAACCCAGGAAGATAGCACTTGACGCTTCTCTTGTCTGTCTTGGAAATATCCTGCACTCTTTAGTTTCCAATATGTTTATTGTGTAA